The Xanthomonas fragariae genome has a segment encoding these proteins:
- a CDS encoding CHASE domain-containing hybrid sensor histidine kinase/response regulator, translating into MPNGSWDLRRKYGRRAFVGALLILTAGLIAAIVTGVSLQRHNELEREQRFQHVVLTLARNISERMYTFEHGLRGARGAVIGAGSGVISRERFTLYSRSRDYPREFPGVLGYGYIHRVAPADEAEFLKAARADGAPDIHRRALAPWDGERYIVLYFEPESSGNHPLGLDIASEPRRRAAALQASRSGEPIMTSPISLSSYRVPSETGFLVLLAVYREGMPLQTPQQHMVATTGWVYAPFSVEQMVHSALGDRNDVALDLSDRNEPTHNFYRSGIPASDSARRPPVVRLLRIYGRTWVITAHPTASFVASLNQTSPWLIGGLVMALSVLFAALLVLYFSNGLRREEVLRKQMELAALVSHSSEAIVAETPDGRITHWNPAAEAMFGYTSEEAIGQDLTTLLWPQPYAVPEIDNADDARPAAVAAAQSMRHRNGHQVYVLASKAPIIEREGTLSGHSHFFRDISERLHSHQRIIDLNASLEHQVAERTSELVKFSVLQRAILAHAGYAIIATDSSGFVTLFNPAAEKLLGYNAQDVIGRRKASQFVEPEELQKRAHMLSDQTGTPVAHTLEAVAALTSLGRSDTSEWTYVSQDGRRLPVLLTLSTLRDDHDQVIGYLGMAVDLTEQKLHEKQLRLAMDAAKSANQSKSDFLANMSHEIRTPMNAILGMLYLLQRSELPGAAQDMVTKIDRSARTLLEIINDILDFSKIEAGRIDLERAPFDLNQLFDNIADLMRSSLSAKPVEMIVEPLPRDSRWLLGDALRINQVLVNLVGNAIKFTEQGEVVVSVRRFPSGDTNKLKLLFSVRDTGIGISKEKQSLIFSPFLQADTSTSRRYGGSGLGLTISRRLIELMGGELEVESVPGRGSEFYFVVTLEKSAPPQAQRDLPALPPEAMPRVLIADDHDAALHNLVRIATELGWRVDAVASGQAALQAIEQASQPYDIFLLDWRMPDIDGVAIARQIRARAVPGPHPVIVMVTAYERRLLEQHPEQQDLDAVMTKPVTSAALHRLVEQLVDERHGARLATPTFVARRLEGAHLLLVDDSEINCEVAQRILEGEGAMVTVAHDGEQAVSTLKRAPDLFHLVLMDVQMPVVDGYEATRRLRQIPALASLPVIALTAGAFRPQQEKALEAGMNGFIAKPFNVEELVSVIRHFLQPGMRRIPSLPHETEGYAGPEWEHSDPELLDATRARSLWREREPYARYLLKLLRDNPDPAEVAAEHLRNNELSAIGAMAHKLRGGAGTLALPALAGAAGDLETRIDEGQDITSSLIALKDTMQRTAEAIHAFVHSSDSDQATDDDGIALDADSLQILEAALASDDADKIDQALLICAPRLSRNLQEALQRAIEDFDFRRAEASLRDWQATHPR; encoded by the coding sequence ATGCCGAATGGCAGCTGGGATCTGCGCAGGAAGTATGGGCGCCGGGCGTTTGTTGGCGCACTGCTGATCCTGACCGCAGGCTTGATTGCCGCCATCGTCACCGGGGTTTCGCTGCAGCGGCATAACGAGCTCGAGCGCGAGCAACGTTTTCAACATGTCGTGCTCACTCTGGCGCGTAATATCAGCGAGCGCATGTATACGTTCGAGCACGGCTTGCGCGGCGCACGCGGTGCAGTGATCGGTGCCGGCAGTGGGGTCATCAGTCGAGAGCGCTTCACCTTGTACAGTCGCTCGCGGGATTATCCGCGCGAGTTTCCCGGGGTGCTGGGTTACGGCTATATCCATCGTGTCGCACCCGCCGACGAAGCCGAGTTTCTGAAGGCCGCGCGTGCCGACGGCGCGCCGGACATCCATCGGCGTGCGTTGGCGCCGTGGGATGGCGAGCGCTACATTGTGTTGTATTTCGAGCCGGAATCTTCGGGCAACCACCCGCTCGGTCTGGATATCGCCTCCGAACCCCGACGTCGTGCTGCGGCCTTGCAGGCCTCACGTAGCGGCGAGCCGATCATGACCTCGCCGATCTCGCTGTCTAGCTACCGCGTTCCCAGCGAGACCGGCTTTCTGGTGTTGCTGGCGGTCTACCGCGAAGGTATGCCGCTGCAGACGCCGCAACAGCACATGGTCGCCACCACCGGCTGGGTATATGCGCCTTTCAGCGTCGAGCAGATGGTGCACAGCGCGCTGGGCGATCGCAATGATGTGGCGCTGGATCTGTCCGACCGCAACGAGCCGACCCACAATTTCTATCGTAGCGGCATCCCGGCAAGCGACAGTGCACGGCGTCCTCCGGTGGTGCGGTTGTTGCGGATCTACGGCCGTACCTGGGTCATCACCGCCCACCCCACCGCCAGCTTCGTCGCCTCGCTCAATCAAACTTCGCCCTGGCTGATCGGCGGATTGGTGATGGCCTTATCGGTGCTGTTTGCCGCTTTGCTGGTGCTGTATTTCAGTAACGGACTGCGCCGCGAAGAAGTGCTGCGCAAGCAGATGGAACTGGCCGCACTGGTCAGCCATTCCAGCGAGGCGATCGTTGCCGAAACCCCGGACGGGCGCATCACACATTGGAACCCGGCTGCCGAGGCAATGTTCGGTTACACGTCCGAGGAAGCGATCGGCCAGGACCTGACGACGCTGCTCTGGCCGCAACCGTATGCAGTGCCGGAGATCGACAACGCCGACGATGCGCGTCCGGCGGCTGTGGCTGCCGCGCAGAGCATGCGTCATCGCAATGGCCACCAGGTCTACGTGCTGGCCAGCAAAGCGCCGATCATCGAACGCGAAGGCACGCTTAGCGGGCACTCGCATTTCTTCCGCGACATCTCCGAGCGCCTGCACTCGCATCAGCGCATCATCGATCTCAACGCCTCACTCGAACACCAGGTGGCCGAACGCACCAGCGAGCTGGTGAAGTTTTCGGTGCTGCAGCGCGCGATTCTGGCGCATGCCGGTTACGCCATCATCGCCACCGACTCCAGCGGCTTTGTCACACTGTTCAATCCCGCTGCAGAAAAACTGCTGGGCTACAACGCCCAAGACGTCATTGGCCGGCGCAAGGCCAGCCAGTTTGTCGAACCGGAAGAATTGCAAAAGCGCGCGCATATGCTCTCCGACCAGACCGGCACGCCGGTGGCACATACGTTGGAAGCGGTCGCCGCGCTGACCAGCCTGGGCCGCAGCGACACCAGCGAGTGGACGTATGTCAGCCAGGACGGTCGCCGCCTGCCGGTACTGCTGACCTTGAGCACCTTGCGCGACGATCACGACCAGGTAATCGGCTACCTGGGCATGGCAGTGGATCTCACCGAGCAGAAGCTGCACGAAAAACAGCTGCGTCTGGCGATGGATGCGGCAAAGAGCGCCAACCAGTCCAAGTCCGATTTCCTGGCCAATATGAGCCACGAGATCCGCACGCCGATGAACGCCATCCTGGGCATGTTGTATCTACTTCAGCGTAGCGAACTGCCCGGCGCCGCCCAGGATATGGTCACCAAGATCGATCGCTCCGCGCGCACGCTGCTGGAAATCATCAACGACATCCTGGACTTCTCCAAGATCGAAGCTGGCCGCATCGATCTGGAACGTGCACCGTTCGATCTCAATCAACTGTTCGACAACATCGCCGACCTGATGCGTTCCTCGCTCAGCGCCAAGCCGGTGGAGATGATCGTCGAACCGTTGCCGCGCGATAGCCGCTGGCTGCTTGGCGATGCGCTGCGCATCAATCAGGTGCTGGTCAACCTGGTCGGCAACGCGATCAAATTCACCGAGCAAGGCGAAGTGGTGGTGTCGGTGCGGCGTTTCCCCAGTGGCGATACCAACAAACTCAAGCTGCTGTTCTCGGTGCGCGACACCGGCATCGGCATCTCCAAGGAAAAGCAGAGCTTGATCTTCTCGCCGTTTCTTCAGGCCGATACCTCCACCAGCCGGCGCTACGGCGGCAGCGGATTGGGCTTGACCATCAGCCGGCGCCTGATCGAATTGATGGGCGGCGAGCTGGAAGTGGAAAGCGTGCCCGGCCGCGGCAGCGAGTTCTATTTTGTAGTGACGCTGGAAAAATCCGCGCCGCCGCAGGCACAACGCGACCTGCCCGCGCTGCCGCCCGAAGCGATGCCACGTGTGCTGATTGCCGACGACCACGATGCCGCGCTCCACAACTTGGTGAGGATCGCCACCGAACTCGGCTGGCGCGTGGATGCAGTGGCCAGCGGCCAGGCCGCGTTGCAGGCGATCGAACAGGCCAGCCAGCCCTACGACATCTTCCTGCTCGACTGGCGCATGCCGGACATCGACGGCGTGGCGATTGCGCGCCAGATCCGCGCACGTGCCGTACCGGGGCCGCATCCGGTGATCGTGATGGTCACTGCCTACGAGCGCCGCCTGCTGGAACAGCATCCCGAGCAACAGGATCTGGATGCGGTGATGACCAAGCCGGTGACCAGCGCCGCGTTGCATCGCCTGGTCGAACAACTGGTCGACGAGCGCCACGGCGCGCGACTGGCCACGCCCACCTTTGTCGCGCGTCGCCTGGAAGGCGCGCATCTGCTGTTGGTCGACGACAGCGAGATCAACTGCGAAGTAGCACAGCGCATTCTCGAAGGCGAAGGTGCCATGGTCACCGTCGCGCACGATGGCGAACAGGCGGTCAGCACGCTAAAACGCGCGCCGGACCTGTTCCATTTGGTGTTGATGGACGTACAAATGCCGGTGGTGGATGGTTACGAGGCCACGCGCCGTCTGCGGCAGATCCCTGCCCTGGCCAGCCTTCCGGTGATCGCGTTGACCGCCGGTGCGTTCCGGCCGCAGCAAGAAAAAGCGCTGGAAGCCGGCATGAATGGTTTTATCGCCAAGCCATTCAACGTCGAGGAACTGGTGAGCGTCATTCGCCACTTTTTGCAGCCCGGCATGCGGCGTATTCCGTCGCTCCCCCACGAGACCGAGGGATACGCCGGCCCGGAGTGGGAGCACAGCGATCCGGAACTTCTGGATGCCACACGTGCGCGCAGCCTGTGGCGCGAACGCGAGCCTTACGCGCGTTATCTGCTCAAGTTGCTGCGCGACAATCCGGACCCGGCCGAGGTGGCGGCCGAGCATCTACGCAATAACGAACTATCGGCCATCGGCGCCATGGCGCATAAGCTGCGTGGTGGCGCCGGCACGCTGGCGCTACCGGCGCTGGCTGGTGCGGCCGGCGATCTGGAAACACGTATCGACGAAGGCCAGGACATCACCAGCTCGTTGATTGCGCTGAAGGACACCATGCAGCGCACCGCCGAGGCAATCCACGCGTTTGTGCACAGCAGCGACAGTGACCAGGCAACCGATGACGATGGCATCGCGCTGGACGCCGACAGCCTGCAGATTCTCGAAGCGGCCCTCGCCAGCGACGATGCCGACAAGATCGACCAAGCGCTGCTGATCTGCGCGCCCCGTTTATCGCGCAACTTGCAGGAAGCACTGCAACGCGCAATCGAAGATTTCGACTTCCGTCGCGCCGAAGCCTCGCTACGAGACTGGCAAGCCACTCACCCCCGCTGA
- a CDS encoding DUF445 domain-containing protein, with product MEPSVSTPSPIDPRRAQLQRMKRLAVALLLAMFSGFVVSHLMGEQGVWAWVSAFCEAATVGALADWFAVVALFRRPMGLPIPHTAILPRGKDRLADGLAVFVRDQFLAPASLMEKLRIFDPASRLGEWLAKPEQARMLAQMARSWMLQALELLDEAAVRRAIQGFVVDRLRKWNAAATIGDVMALLTTDGRHQKLLDEVLLRLGEWLDQEQVKTRASALIVRYARREWPKLVGTVNWVKPIEEIGDSLADRMARAAIEELQDILKTPEHPIRLDYEAWLQRYIARLRDEPEMAVRVEELKQRAIEHPALQEYVQGLWGEIRDALRNDLAREQSSMAAHMERSMQSLGQALSQDPSLREALNQHMLQAADKLTARLRASVTKHIASTMKSWDERHLVEQLELGVGRDLQYIRFNGTLVGGLIGLVLHALSIWLSF from the coding sequence ATGGAACCAAGCGTTAGCACTCCCAGTCCCATCGATCCCCGTCGCGCCCAGCTGCAGCGCATGAAGCGGTTGGCGGTCGCTCTGCTGCTGGCCATGTTCTCCGGCTTTGTCGTCAGTCACCTGATGGGTGAACAAGGCGTGTGGGCATGGGTGTCGGCCTTCTGCGAGGCGGCCACGGTCGGCGCACTGGCCGACTGGTTTGCGGTCGTGGCGCTGTTCCGCCGGCCGATGGGCTTGCCGATTCCGCATACCGCGATCCTGCCACGTGGCAAGGACCGTCTTGCCGATGGCCTGGCCGTGTTCGTGCGTGACCAGTTCCTGGCGCCGGCTTCACTGATGGAAAAGCTGCGCATCTTCGATCCAGCCAGCCGCTTGGGCGAATGGCTGGCAAAGCCCGAGCAGGCGCGCATGCTCGCACAGATGGCACGCAGCTGGATGTTGCAGGCACTGGAGCTGCTGGACGAAGCTGCGGTGCGGCGCGCCATTCAGGGCTTCGTGGTCGACCGTCTGCGCAAATGGAATGCTGCCGCCACCATCGGCGATGTCATGGCGTTACTCACCACTGACGGGCGCCATCAGAAACTGCTGGACGAAGTGTTGCTGCGCCTGGGCGAATGGCTGGACCAGGAACAGGTCAAGACGCGCGCCTCTGCGCTGATCGTACGTTACGCGCGGCGCGAGTGGCCCAAGTTGGTCGGCACGGTGAACTGGGTCAAGCCGATCGAAGAGATCGGCGACAGCCTGGCCGATCGCATGGCGCGCGCTGCGATCGAAGAGCTGCAGGACATCCTTAAAACGCCCGAGCATCCGATCAGGCTCGACTATGAAGCGTGGTTGCAGCGCTACATCGCGCGCCTGCGCGACGAACCGGAAATGGCCGTGCGCGTGGAAGAGCTCAAGCAACGCGCGATCGAACATCCGGCACTGCAGGAGTATGTGCAAGGACTGTGGGGCGAGATTCGCGACGCACTGCGCAATGACCTGGCGCGCGAACAATCGTCGATGGCCGCGCACATGGAGCGCTCCATGCAATCGCTCGGTCAGGCCTTGTCGCAGGATCCGTCGCTACGTGAAGCACTTAACCAGCATATGTTGCAGGCCGCAGACAAACTCACTGCACGATTGCGTGCATCGGTGACCAAACACATTGCATCGACGATGAAAAGTTGGGACGAACGTCACCTCGTCGAACAATTGGAATTGGGTGTCGGACGCGATCTGCAATACATTCGCTTCAATGGAACGTTGGTCGGTGGATTGATTGGCCTTGTTCTTCACGCACTGTCGATCTGGCTCTCGTTCTGA
- a CDS encoding AAA domain-containing protein, which yields MADPFDQAVLDYWHSVEFFNVYDLDEQLEEARKRGPVHLLGPEQMVDGTWQSASDAPRLLYLLPFRATEATRIVAAQLSGPASSSIAHARDSELSADGFTCFAKLKLSADGRPDVDRISFSALPWAMGQLQAGSLDRLSMAQFEADAGALSFELKQALCADTAVFDAAALSALVERLVQWAGYRPPADRAWAWMEVLQKPAPPASSASQADSAANDEEASGEDEGKDLPILNSFFVHDLNQAMQALRQPAPPRALQAYLADTDVQKLDLDSPQGQSHVLETLRPGNAIGGRWPSLPGQCQSLMQQFALNKMKALEPGQILAVNGPPGTGKTTLLRDLVAHLVVERAGVLAGLSNARQGLSTETLEMDVLGKRAYKLAPALTGYEIVVASTNNGAVENLSLELPQCSGIDPALRDSLRYFQPVATKYAGSHASKCWKVPQPPVWGLISAALGKKANCTRFEDIFNYRSVKPEERPEKYLAKAKVDHAAWEKADAQTYWRYRETLSAPTSFKTAQETFIEARAAYEKEHAALVRLEAALRQVHADWERVRVLCDGLPRFDSLHLTELAAAAGGLAQRAQEDADSLERRMPPKWLRWLLQVFNAKRYRQWCAYCDLAVALRRLAQDTEVVAQQCAAADVAIWDGNALDSHANQANAFWQGPRLNRSRNALFAAAMALHEAFFLEAQPNIASAISNFPSHPAASGNDAKALWQWLFMLTPVVSTTFASVRRQFAGIGSEDLGWLIVDEAGQAPPQAAVGAIMRSQRVVVVGDPLQIPPVVTHGTRLLQVLGDHWLKQRHARYAMDKHSVQTLADRGYAFGVRHPNSPESFIGVPLVMHRRCDAPMFGIANQIAYANRMKHAKNGGAAVHPTLGPSSWWHVDAMSEDGSKFVPAQAQRLFAALVDLYISQATTRDRRIPDVFVITPFREVKRGLCALLCERANWVQALAGRSLPVPTKANLEQLASNIGTVHTFQGKERDIVFFVLGCDSSHSGAIDWVSNEPNILNVAVTRAKQHLYVIGDRKLWGNKRYFDTALALLKDFHAGCAA from the coding sequence ATGGCAGACCCGTTCGATCAGGCAGTTCTCGACTATTGGCACAGCGTCGAATTCTTCAACGTCTACGATCTCGACGAACAATTGGAGGAAGCCCGCAAAAGAGGGCCTGTGCATCTGCTTGGACCGGAACAAATGGTTGACGGCACGTGGCAATCGGCGAGCGATGCGCCACGGCTGCTGTATCTGCTGCCTTTCCGCGCGACGGAAGCAACCCGGATTGTCGCAGCACAGCTTTCGGGGCCGGCATCGTCGTCCATTGCCCATGCACGCGATAGTGAACTGTCTGCGGATGGCTTCACATGCTTTGCGAAACTCAAGCTCAGTGCCGATGGGCGTCCGGACGTTGACAGAATCAGCTTTTCTGCATTGCCATGGGCCATGGGCCAGTTGCAGGCAGGGTCGCTGGATCGTCTGTCGATGGCTCAGTTCGAGGCCGACGCTGGCGCGCTTTCGTTCGAGCTGAAGCAGGCGCTCTGTGCCGACACGGCGGTATTCGATGCGGCTGCGCTGTCGGCGTTGGTGGAGCGGCTGGTGCAGTGGGCGGGCTACCGGCCGCCCGCCGACAGAGCATGGGCGTGGATGGAGGTGTTGCAGAAGCCGGCCCCGCCGGCCTCGTCCGCATCTCAGGCCGACTCCGCCGCTAACGACGAAGAGGCCTCGGGCGAAGACGAAGGCAAGGATCTGCCGATACTCAACAGTTTCTTCGTCCACGACCTCAATCAAGCCATGCAGGCGCTCAGGCAACCGGCGCCGCCGCGTGCATTGCAGGCCTATCTGGCCGATACCGATGTGCAAAAGCTGGATCTGGACAGTCCACAGGGGCAGTCGCACGTTCTGGAAACGCTGCGGCCGGGCAATGCCATCGGCGGCCGTTGGCCATCGCTGCCTGGCCAATGCCAGTCGCTGATGCAGCAGTTCGCCTTGAACAAAATGAAGGCGCTCGAACCCGGCCAGATTCTGGCGGTCAACGGGCCGCCGGGAACCGGCAAGACTACGTTGCTGCGCGATCTGGTCGCGCATTTGGTGGTGGAGCGCGCCGGTGTGCTGGCAGGGCTGAGCAATGCCCGGCAGGGATTGTCGACCGAGACGTTGGAGATGGATGTGTTGGGTAAGCGCGCGTACAAACTGGCGCCCGCGTTGACCGGCTATGAAATCGTGGTCGCCTCCACCAACAACGGCGCGGTCGAGAATCTATCGTTGGAGCTGCCGCAATGCAGCGGCATCGATCCGGCGTTGCGCGATTCCTTGCGCTATTTTCAGCCGGTTGCCACCAAATATGCCGGCAGTCATGCCAGCAAGTGCTGGAAGGTTCCGCAGCCGCCGGTGTGGGGCCTGATTTCCGCTGCGCTGGGCAAAAAAGCCAACTGCACGCGCTTCGAGGATATTTTCAATTACCGCTCGGTCAAGCCTGAGGAACGCCCGGAAAAGTATCTAGCAAAAGCCAAGGTAGACCATGCTGCCTGGGAGAAAGCCGATGCCCAGACCTATTGGCGCTACCGCGAAACGCTCAGTGCGCCAACGAGCTTCAAGACTGCGCAAGAGACATTCATCGAGGCGCGGGCTGCATATGAAAAAGAACATGCAGCGCTCGTGCGACTGGAAGCGGCACTGCGTCAGGTGCATGCCGACTGGGAGCGCGTGCGCGTCTTGTGCGACGGTCTGCCACGGTTCGATTCACTGCACTTGACCGAACTCGCAGCAGCGGCAGGCGGTCTGGCGCAACGCGCGCAGGAAGACGCAGACAGTCTTGAGCGCCGCATGCCGCCGAAATGGTTGCGCTGGTTGTTGCAGGTCTTCAACGCCAAGCGCTACCGGCAGTGGTGCGCGTATTGCGATCTTGCGGTGGCGCTGCGCCGGCTTGCGCAGGACACCGAAGTAGTGGCGCAGCAATGCGCAGCTGCCGATGTGGCGATCTGGGATGGCAATGCCCTGGACAGTCATGCCAATCAGGCCAACGCGTTCTGGCAAGGGCCGCGCCTGAATCGGTCGCGCAATGCACTGTTCGCTGCTGCCATGGCCTTGCATGAAGCGTTCTTCCTGGAGGCGCAGCCGAACATCGCCTCCGCGATTTCCAATTTTCCGTCACACCCGGCCGCATCCGGCAACGATGCAAAGGCGCTGTGGCAATGGTTGTTCATGCTGACACCGGTGGTGTCGACCACGTTTGCCTCGGTGCGTCGCCAGTTCGCCGGCATCGGCAGCGAAGACCTGGGCTGGCTGATCGTCGATGAGGCAGGCCAGGCGCCACCGCAGGCTGCGGTGGGCGCCATCATGCGGTCGCAGCGTGTGGTGGTGGTGGGCGATCCGCTGCAAATTCCGCCAGTGGTGACCCACGGCACGCGTTTGTTGCAGGTGCTTGGCGATCATTGGCTCAAGCAGCGGCATGCGCGGTATGCGATGGACAAACATTCGGTGCAGACCTTGGCCGATCGAGGCTATGCCTTTGGCGTACGCCATCCCAACAGTCCGGAGAGTTTCATCGGCGTGCCGTTGGTGATGCATCGTCGCTGCGACGCGCCGATGTTCGGGATCGCCAATCAGATCGCCTATGCCAATCGGATGAAGCATGCCAAGAACGGCGGTGCCGCCGTCCATCCGACGTTGGGGCCGAGCAGTTGGTGGCATGTCGATGCAATGAGCGAGGACGGCAGCAAATTCGTGCCTGCGCAGGCGCAACGATTGTTCGCTGCGCTGGTGGATCTGTACATCAGTCAGGCGACCACGCGCGATCGGCGCATACCGGATGTCTTCGTGATTACACCATTTCGGGAGGTCAAGCGAGGCTTGTGCGCGCTGCTCTGCGAGCGGGCCAACTGGGTCCAGGCGCTTGCCGGCAGATCGCTGCCGGTGCCGACGAAGGCAAATCTGGAGCAGCTGGCCTCTAACATCGGCACTGTGCACACGTTCCAGGGCAAGGAGCGCGACATCGTGTTCTTCGTGCTCGGCTGCGATTCAAGCCATTCCGGTGCGATCGATTGGGTCAGCAACGAGCCCAATATCCTCAATGTCGCAGTCACCCGGGCCAAGCAACATTTGTATGTGATCGGCGATCGCAAGCTTTGGGGCAATAAACGCTATTTCGATACCGCACTGGCCCTGTTGAAGGACTTCCATGCTGGGTGTGCCGCTTGA
- a CDS encoding aspartate aminotransferase family protein, which produces MESAMHDHLPNDDAHALQTPAQLDAFWMPFTANRQFKARPRLLASAAGMYYRDVDGRQILDGTAGLWCCNAGHARERIVAAIRAQAGTLDFAPTFQMGSPLPFVLAQRLAAIAPPDLGHVFFTNSGSEAVDSAMKIVLAYHRLRGEVQRTRFIGREKAYHGVGFGGMSIGGLPNNRKWFGPLLAGTDHLRHTLDIERNAYSRGLPTHGAELAEDLERLITLHDASTIAAVFVEPVSGSAGVILPPEGYLQRLRAICDRHGIVLVFDEVITGFGRVGEAFAAQRFGVTPDLITAAKGLTSGTVPMGAVLVADAIHDAFMHGPQNAIELFHGYTYSGHPLACAAAIAALDTYAEEDLFARAISLGPQWEDALHSLRGLPHVIDIRNIGLIGAIELAPRDGAPGARGYEVFERCFHDGGLLVRITGDVIALSPPLIVTPEQIGQMVQTLSTILRSTV; this is translated from the coding sequence ATGGAGTCTGCAATGCACGACCACCTTCCCAACGATGACGCGCACGCGCTGCAGACACCTGCGCAATTGGATGCGTTCTGGATGCCATTTACCGCCAACCGCCAGTTCAAGGCGCGCCCTCGCCTGCTGGCCTCGGCCGCCGGCATGTACTACCGCGATGTCGACGGCCGCCAGATTCTGGATGGCACCGCCGGGCTATGGTGCTGCAACGCCGGGCATGCCCGCGAACGCATCGTGGCGGCGATCCGCGCGCAGGCCGGCACGCTGGATTTCGCCCCGACCTTCCAGATGGGCTCACCGTTGCCGTTCGTGCTGGCGCAGCGGCTGGCCGCGATCGCACCACCCGATCTGGGCCATGTGTTCTTCACCAACTCCGGCTCGGAGGCGGTGGATAGCGCGATGAAGATCGTGCTCGCCTATCACCGTTTGCGCGGCGAGGTGCAACGCACCCGCTTCATCGGCCGTGAGAAGGCCTATCACGGAGTAGGATTTGGCGGCATGTCGATCGGCGGGCTGCCCAACAACCGCAAGTGGTTCGGCCCGTTGCTGGCCGGCACCGACCATCTGCGCCACACCCTGGATATCGAACGCAATGCCTACTCACGCGGCCTGCCCACCCATGGCGCGGAACTGGCCGAGGATCTGGAACGGCTGATCACCCTGCACGATGCGTCCACCATCGCGGCGGTGTTCGTCGAACCGGTGTCTGGCTCGGCCGGGGTGATCCTGCCGCCGGAGGGTTATTTGCAGCGGCTACGCGCCATCTGCGACCGCCACGGCATCGTACTGGTGTTCGATGAGGTGATCACCGGTTTCGGCCGGGTTGGCGAGGCCTTCGCCGCGCAGCGTTTCGGCGTCACGCCGGACCTGATCACCGCCGCCAAGGGGCTGACCAGCGGCACCGTGCCGATGGGCGCGGTGCTGGTGGCCGATGCGATCCACGATGCCTTCATGCACGGGCCGCAGAACGCAATCGAGCTATTCCACGGCTACACCTATTCCGGTCACCCGCTGGCCTGCGCTGCGGCGATCGCCGCGCTGGACACCTATGCCGAAGAGGATCTGTTCGCGCGCGCGATCTCGCTCGGCCCGCAGTGGGAAGATGCGCTGCACAGCCTGCGCGGCCTGCCGCACGTCATCGACATCCGCAACATCGGCCTGATCGGTGCGATCGAACTGGCCCCACGCGACGGCGCACCCGGTGCACGCGGCTACGAGGTGTTCGAGCGCTGCTTCCACGACGGCGGCCTGCTGGTGCGCATCACTGGCGATGTCATCGCGCTGTCGCCCCCGCTGATCGTCACCCCCGAACAGATCGGGCAGATGGTCCAGACGCTGAGCACCATCCTGCGCAGCACCGTTTGA